A single genomic interval of Saccharothrix saharensis harbors:
- the dusB gene encoding tRNA dihydrouridine synthase DusB, with protein MSTALHATKPLTIGRYPVDPAVVLAPMAGITNVAFRQLCREFGSPTSLYVCEMITARAIVERDAKTMQMITFGEGENPRSMQLYGVDPKSMAEAARIIVAEDRADHIDMNFGCPVPKVTRKGGGAALPYKRQLFRQIVRAAVRAAEPAGVPVTVKFRIGIDDDHLTYLDAGRIAEDEGARAVALHARTAAQRYSGQADWSAIARLKEAVTSIPVLGNGDIFSARDALNMVARTGCDGVVVGRGCLGRPWLFGELQAAFRGEPIPEGPRLGQVGEVLRRHGALLADFLGEDKGLRDLRKHVSWYLKGFPVGAELRRALAMVSTLAELDDLVGRLDPDLPFPDNADEPRGRQGSPGKVVLPDGWLDDPEDATVPVGADELHSGG; from the coding sequence ATGTCCACCGCCCTGCACGCCACCAAGCCCCTGACGATCGGCCGGTACCCGGTCGATCCCGCCGTCGTGCTCGCCCCCATGGCCGGCATCACGAACGTGGCCTTCCGGCAGCTGTGCCGCGAGTTCGGCAGCCCGACCTCGCTCTACGTCTGCGAGATGATCACGGCCCGCGCCATCGTCGAACGCGACGCCAAGACGATGCAGATGATCACCTTCGGCGAGGGCGAGAACCCCCGCTCGATGCAGCTCTACGGCGTGGACCCGAAGTCCATGGCCGAAGCCGCGAGGATCATCGTCGCCGAGGACCGGGCCGACCACATCGACATGAACTTCGGCTGCCCCGTGCCCAAGGTGACGCGCAAGGGCGGCGGCGCGGCCCTGCCGTACAAGCGCCAGCTGTTCCGGCAGATCGTCCGGGCCGCGGTACGGGCCGCCGAGCCCGCCGGGGTGCCGGTGACGGTCAAGTTCCGCATCGGCATCGACGACGACCACCTCACCTACCTGGACGCGGGCCGCATCGCCGAGGACGAGGGCGCGCGAGCCGTCGCCCTGCACGCGCGCACCGCCGCCCAGCGCTACTCCGGCCAGGCCGACTGGTCCGCCATCGCCCGCCTGAAGGAGGCCGTGACCAGCATCCCCGTGCTCGGCAACGGCGACATCTTCAGCGCCCGCGACGCCCTAAACATGGTCGCGAGGACCGGGTGCGACGGCGTGGTCGTCGGGCGCGGCTGCCTGGGGCGGCCGTGGCTGTTCGGCGAGCTGCAGGCCGCGTTCCGGGGCGAGCCCATCCCGGAGGGGCCGCGGCTGGGTCAGGTCGGGGAGGTGCTGCGCCGCCACGGTGCCCTGCTCGCCGACTTCCTGGGCGAGGACAAAGGGCTGCGTGACCTGCGCAAGCACGTGTCCTGGTACCTGAAGGGCTTCCCGGTCGGCGCGGAGCTGCGGCGCGCGCTGGCCATGGTCTCCACGCTCGCCGAGCTGGACGACCTGGTCGGCCGGCTCGACCCGGACCTCCCGTTCCCGGACAACGCCGACGAACCGCGCGGCCGGCAGGGCTCGCCCGGCAAGGTCGTGCTGCCCGACGGCTGGCTGGACGACCCGGAGGACGCCACCGTGCCGGTGGGCGCCGACGAGCTGCACTCGGGTGGCTGA
- a CDS encoding GGDEF domain-containing protein, with product MTALRPEVAGSDHDGRPAGGVPASEHEGTGLVQLHESIAALLASRGQWRQAYQHLRSAFDLVYADQDDPPQVPEQLRREVDRLRREHAEAREQSLRDSLTDSYNRRYLDERLLGMVAERGSTASGLAIALIDLDWFKQVNDTFGHLLGDRVLQRVVELLQEELPEGGFCARYGGEEFVLVLPGVEPAPAVEIAEAARLRVERHAWASLAPGLRVTVSIGLAYEPPAAGSPTRPPVTPEQQLLLADSLLYTAKQSGRNAVAYRENGRVRLAGAASGRRGIAESRVVGY from the coding sequence ATGACCGCACTGCGACCCGAAGTGGCCGGGTCCGACCACGACGGCCGGCCCGCAGGAGGCGTGCCCGCGTCCGAGCACGAGGGCACCGGCCTGGTGCAGCTGCACGAGTCGATCGCCGCGCTGCTCGCCTCCAGGGGCCAGTGGCGGCAGGCCTACCAGCACCTGCGGTCCGCGTTCGACCTGGTCTACGCCGACCAGGACGACCCGCCGCAGGTGCCCGAGCAGCTGCGGCGGGAGGTCGACCGGCTGCGCCGCGAGCACGCCGAGGCGCGCGAGCAGAGCCTGCGCGACAGCCTCACCGACAGCTACAACCGCCGGTACCTGGACGAGCGGCTGCTGGGCATGGTCGCCGAGCGCGGGTCGACCGCGTCGGGGCTGGCCATCGCGTTGATCGACCTGGACTGGTTCAAACAGGTGAATGACACTTTTGGTCACCTCCTGGGCGACCGGGTGTTGCAGCGCGTGGTCGAGCTGTTGCAGGAGGAGCTGCCGGAGGGCGGGTTCTGCGCCCGCTACGGCGGCGAGGAGTTCGTCCTCGTGCTGCCGGGCGTGGAGCCCGCGCCGGCGGTGGAGATCGCCGAGGCGGCCCGGTTGCGTGTCGAGCGTCACGCCTGGGCTTCGCTCGCGCCGGGTTTGCGAGTGACCGTCAGCATCGGCCTGGCCTACGAGCCGCCCGCCGCGGGGTCGCCGACGCGCCCGCCGGTCACCCCGGAGCAGCAGCTCCTGCTCGCGGACAGCCTGCTCTACACCGCCAAGCAGTCAGGACGCAACGCCGTCGCCTACCGGGAGAACGGTCGCGTCCGCCTCGCGGGTGCCGCTTCCGGGCGACGAGGCATAGCCGAATCGAGGGTCGTCGGTTACTGA
- a CDS encoding LCP family protein: protein MPDEPRRGGPGPGGDQAPQDDQPTGRRRRSLDGGGLSVSDLLEQHSRTNIPRPVPPGPSDTGRRAAPEPEPPRRPAPPQNGRQAPEGTGRRAAPEPPRRQAPPPAAPPSNDFFAPAGEGTGTRTPRPVPEDTGARRRPDEPGPARPGRTAPPPNGHPGRPDDLAPRPGEPSRRIPANGRPGPDVPRAPQDPAAPPRPADGTGRRPHPGRRHPDPAAPRPEGLAPDASRRVPDGSGPRRRPEDLTPDGPGRVAESTGQRRRPDDLAPDAPRRVPDGSGPRQRPENAPRRPAEGPQALAPDASRRVPDGSGPRRRPDDLAPPGRRVAEGAPADGTGRRLADGPRPGEHTGRRPHPGPPATGSGPHDLTGGPGTGRRPRPEAPADPRRPAPGAPGEDPVGRRPDGSGPRRLADGPPAPPIAPPDGPRRLADGPPAPPVDGPRRLADGPPVDGPRRLADGPPAVDGPRRLADGPPAPPVDGPRRLADGPPAPPVDGPRRLADGPPVPPVDGSGPRRLADGPADGSGPRPVGDVTGRRFADDGDVVVPDAAPVIADRLGGGASPEPREAIDPASLTTEMEAISDDVKKRREVDHTLARFSAVHDELAEQERLRKERRQKLMPWKADHDEDATEYASPVDAPDDEGPRRRGRTAKHSKIVRTVKVVSLAAAVLVFVSTGLGWGAMFYIDSKFTEIDALNTNSAAVHEAEKQLGDENFLIVGSDTRAGAKPQDGVGDANFEPGARSDVLMLAHIPADRKRMVVVSVPRDLLIKRPQCERWDPSTGQYTGEQLDAEEDVKANEPYAVGGPKCVSKFMTELTGLEINHFISVDFNGFKGMVDAIGTVPVCVPKPMKDDELGVIFDQAGRFEVNGTKALDYVRARKVSGEDKTDYDRVNRQQQFLSSLLRKALSSEILLNPGKLNAFLNAFASSTVGQNIGVNDMLTLAQSLRSLEAGRVTFITIPHETSEGETLSNDDNLELLKEADTKALFQAIIDGTPLPEETPDNTPADPNQAQPTQASAPPPGPKQGRIIDHKGIKIQVRNGDPDNGGAARRATDALRELGYDVVIPGDAPPAEKTVILYGIGAEDAAATLQSSVPGATLQFQANMGGAVQLLIGPGWDEETRAPQAAGGEPGKTSPPEDLAVVNAGKDPCA from the coding sequence GTGCCCGACGAGCCCCGCCGTGGCGGCCCCGGACCCGGAGGTGACCAGGCCCCGCAGGACGACCAGCCGACCGGCCGTCGCCGCAGGTCGCTGGACGGTGGCGGGCTGAGCGTGTCCGACCTGCTGGAGCAGCACAGCCGCACGAACATCCCCCGCCCGGTCCCACCCGGTCCGTCGGACACCGGCCGGCGCGCCGCGCCCGAGCCCGAGCCGCCACGCAGACCCGCGCCGCCCCAGAACGGCCGCCAGGCCCCCGAGGGCACCGGCCGCCGCGCCGCGCCGGAACCGCCGCGCCGCCAGGCCCCGCCGCCGGCCGCGCCGCCCTCCAACGACTTCTTCGCCCCGGCGGGCGAGGGCACCGGGACCAGGACGCCGCGCCCCGTACCGGAGGACACCGGCGCGCGCCGCCGTCCCGACGAGCCCGGCCCGGCACGTCCCGGCCGCACCGCGCCCCCGCCGAACGGTCACCCCGGCCGCCCGGACGACCTCGCACCGCGGCCGGGCGAGCCGAGCAGGCGCATCCCCGCCAACGGCCGCCCCGGCCCGGACGTCCCGCGCGCACCGCAGGACCCGGCCGCACCGCCCCGGCCCGCCGACGGCACCGGCCGGCGTCCGCACCCCGGCCGACGGCACCCCGACCCCGCCGCGCCCCGCCCGGAAGGCCTCGCCCCCGACGCGTCCCGGCGCGTGCCCGACGGCAGCGGACCGCGCCGCCGGCCCGAAGACCTCACACCGGATGGCCCCGGCCGGGTCGCCGAGAGCACCGGGCAACGCCGTCGTCCCGACGACCTGGCTCCCGACGCGCCACGGCGCGTGCCGGACGGCAGCGGACCCCGTCAACGGCCCGAGAACGCGCCCCGCCGCCCGGCGGAAGGCCCGCAGGCCCTCGCCCCGGACGCGTCCCGGCGCGTGCCCGACGGCAGCGGACCGCGCCGCCGGCCGGACGACCTCGCACCGCCCGGACGCCGGGTCGCCGAAGGCGCGCCGGCCGACGGCACCGGGCGGCGGCTCGCGGACGGGCCGCGTCCCGGTGAGCACACCGGCCGACGGCCCCACCCCGGCCCGCCGGCCACCGGCAGCGGCCCGCACGACCTGACCGGCGGACCCGGCACCGGCCGCCGACCGCGCCCCGAAGCACCCGCCGACCCGCGCCGCCCGGCACCCGGTGCGCCCGGTGAGGACCCGGTCGGCCGCCGTCCCGACGGCAGCGGCCCGCGTCGGCTCGCCGACGGACCCCCGGCCCCCCCGATCGCGCCGCCCGACGGCCCGCGCCGCCTCGCCGACGGACCTCCCGCACCCCCGGTCGACGGCCCGCGCCGCCTGGCCGACGGCCCACCGGTGGACGGCCCTCGGCGGCTCGCCGACGGCCCACCCGCGGTCGACGGTCCCCGTCGCCTGGCGGACGGACCACCCGCACCCCCGGTCGACGGCCCACGTCGCCTGGCCGACGGACCCCCCGCACCCCCGGTGGACGGTCCCCGCCGCCTCGCCGACGGCCCGCCGGTGCCCCCGGTGGACGGCAGCGGCCCGCGTCGCCTCGCGGACGGTCCCGCGGACGGCAGCGGCCCGCGGCCCGTCGGTGACGTGACCGGTCGCAGGTTCGCCGACGACGGCGACGTCGTCGTGCCCGACGCGGCACCCGTCATCGCCGACCGCCTCGGCGGCGGCGCGAGCCCCGAGCCGCGCGAGGCCATCGACCCGGCCAGCCTCACCACGGAGATGGAGGCCATCAGCGACGACGTCAAGAAACGTCGCGAGGTCGACCACACCCTGGCCCGCTTCTCCGCCGTCCACGACGAGCTGGCCGAGCAGGAACGCCTGCGCAAGGAACGCCGCCAGAAGCTCATGCCGTGGAAGGCCGACCACGACGAGGACGCCACCGAGTACGCCTCACCGGTCGACGCCCCCGACGACGAAGGCCCGCGCCGCCGCGGCCGCACCGCCAAGCACAGCAAGATCGTGCGCACGGTCAAGGTCGTGTCGCTGGCCGCCGCGGTGCTGGTGTTCGTGTCCACCGGCCTCGGCTGGGGCGCGATGTTCTACATCGACAGCAAGTTCACCGAGATCGACGCGCTGAACACCAACTCCGCCGCGGTGCACGAGGCGGAGAAGCAGCTCGGCGACGAGAACTTCCTCATCGTCGGCTCGGACACCCGGGCGGGCGCCAAGCCGCAGGACGGCGTCGGCGACGCCAACTTCGAGCCGGGCGCGCGCTCGGACGTGCTGATGCTCGCGCACATCCCCGCCGACCGTAAGCGCATGGTCGTCGTCTCCGTGCCGCGCGACCTGCTCATCAAGCGCCCGCAGTGCGAGCGGTGGGATCCCTCCACCGGCCAGTACACCGGCGAGCAGCTCGACGCCGAAGAGGACGTGAAGGCCAACGAGCCGTACGCGGTCGGCGGGCCCAAGTGCGTCAGCAAGTTCATGACCGAGCTGACCGGCCTGGAGATCAACCACTTCATCAGCGTCGACTTCAACGGCTTCAAGGGCATGGTCGACGCCATCGGCACCGTTCCGGTGTGCGTGCCGAAGCCGATGAAGGACGACGAGCTCGGCGTGATCTTCGACCAGGCGGGCCGGTTCGAGGTCAACGGCACCAAGGCGCTGGATTACGTGCGCGCCCGCAAGGTCTCGGGCGAGGACAAGACCGACTACGACCGGGTCAACCGGCAGCAGCAGTTCCTGTCCTCGTTGCTGCGCAAGGCGTTGTCGTCGGAGATCCTGCTGAACCCGGGCAAGCTCAACGCGTTCCTCAACGCGTTCGCCTCCTCGACCGTCGGCCAGAACATCGGCGTGAACGACATGCTGACGCTGGCGCAGTCGTTGCGCAGCCTCGAAGCGGGCCGGGTCACCTTCATCACCATCCCGCACGAGACGTCCGAGGGCGAGACGCTGTCCAACGACGACAACCTGGAGCTGTTGAAGGAAGCGGACACCAAGGCGTTGTTCCAGGCGATCATCGACGGCACGCCGCTGCCCGAGGAGACGCCGGACAACACCCCGGCCGACCCGAACCAGGCCCAGCCGACGCAGGCGTCCGCGCCGCCGCCGGGTCCGAAGCAGGGCAGGATCATCGACCACAAGGGCATCAAGATCCAGGTGCGCAACGGTGACCCGGACAACGGCGGCGCGGCCCGTCGGGCCACGGACGCGTTGCGGGAACTCGGTTACGACGTCGTCATCCCCGGTGACGCGCCGCCCGCCGAGAAGACCGTGATCCTGTACGGCATCGGCGCGGAGGACGCGGCGGCGACGCTGCAGTCCTCGGTGCCCGGCGCGACGCTGCAGTTCCAGGCGAACATGGGCGGCGCGGTGCAGTTGCTGATCGGGCCCGGCTGGGACGAGGAGACCCGCGCACCGCAGGCGGCGGGCGGCGAGCCGGGCAAGACGTCGCCGCCGGAGGACCTGGCCGTCGTCAACGCCGGGAAGGACCCCTGCGCCTAG
- a CDS encoding HAD family hydrolase, translating to MVAAVVFDVGETLLDDSREWGAWADWIGVSRHTFSTVLGAVTAAGRDNAETFQYFRPGFDVAQERQLRERAGVGERIEDRDLYPDVRIGLARLREVGLWVGVAGNQTARAAELLRGLRLPVDGLATSGEWGVAKPAAEFFERVVGMTPAVVAGDVLYVGDHRDNDVVAAKAAGLRTALIRRGPWGYLWADDPLVRRDADWVIDSLHDLPELLANG from the coding sequence ATGGTCGCTGCCGTGGTGTTTGACGTGGGTGAGACGTTGCTGGATGACTCGCGGGAGTGGGGGGCATGGGCGGATTGGATCGGGGTGTCTCGGCACACGTTCTCGACGGTGCTCGGGGCGGTGACAGCGGCAGGGCGGGATAACGCGGAGACGTTCCAGTACTTCCGGCCTGGGTTCGATGTGGCTCAAGAGCGGCAGCTTCGGGAGCGGGCTGGGGTGGGTGAGCGCATCGAGGATCGGGACTTGTACCCGGATGTGCGGATCGGGCTGGCTCGGCTGCGGGAGGTCGGGCTATGGGTTGGGGTGGCGGGGAACCAGACTGCTCGGGCGGCGGAGTTGCTGCGGGGGTTGAGGTTGCCGGTGGATGGGTTGGCGACGTCTGGTGAGTGGGGTGTGGCCAAGCCTGCGGCGGAGTTCTTCGAGCGGGTGGTGGGGATGACGCCTGCGGTGGTGGCTGGTGATGTGCTCTACGTCGGTGATCACCGGGACAACGATGTTGTGGCGGCGAAGGCGGCTGGGTTGCGTACGGCGCTGATCCGGCGTGGACCTTGGGGATACCTGTGGGCGGATGACCCGTTGGTGCGTCGGGACGCCGACTGGGTCATCGACTCACTGCACGACCTGCCGGAGCTGCTGGCGAACGGCTGA
- a CDS encoding superoxide dismutase: MHFAVALALTASFTVVSGDLISYDPRVPAGARADVAAAPVNGGTVVLLRARGLLPDRAYGAHAHVNPCGPAPADSGPHYQHVQGGATDPAFANPDNEIWLDFTTDANGWGEARARVEWRFGERRPRSIVLHEEHTHTEPGHAGTAGARVGCITVPF, translated from the coding sequence ATGCACTTCGCTGTGGCACTCGCCCTCACCGCTTCGTTCACCGTCGTGTCCGGGGACCTCATCAGTTACGACCCGCGGGTGCCCGCCGGGGCGCGGGCCGATGTGGCGGCCGCGCCCGTGAACGGCGGCACGGTCGTGTTGTTGCGCGCCCGCGGTCTGCTGCCGGACCGTGCCTACGGCGCGCACGCGCACGTGAACCCCTGCGGGCCGGCGCCCGCCGACTCCGGGCCGCACTACCAGCACGTCCAGGGTGGAGCGACGGATCCCGCGTTCGCCAACCCGGACAACGAGATCTGGCTCGACTTCACCACCGACGCGAACGGGTGGGGTGAGGCGCGGGCGCGGGTGGAGTGGCGGTTCGGGGAACGGCGGCCCCGGTCGATCGTGCTGCACGAGGAGCACACGCACACCGAGCCGGGGCACGCGGGCACGGCGGGTGCGCGGGTCGGCTGCATCACCGTCCCGTTCTGA
- a CDS encoding GNAT family N-acetyltransferase codes for MTPHIDLRPWSEGDLGLLRRLNAPELTDHLGGPEPDDRVTDRHRRYLLLGDGRMFRVEVDGVPAGSIGYWGRTWRDEEVWEVGWSVLPEFQGRGVASVAARATVAAAPVEGGRRSVHAFPSVDHPASNAVCRKAGFTLLGEVDFEYPPGRWMRCHDWVVRR; via the coding sequence ATGACCCCGCACATCGACCTGCGGCCGTGGTCCGAGGGCGACCTCGGGTTGTTGCGCCGGCTGAACGCGCCGGAGCTGACCGACCACCTCGGCGGCCCGGAACCCGACGACCGGGTGACCGACCGGCACCGGCGCTACCTCCTGCTCGGCGACGGTCGGATGTTCCGGGTCGAGGTCGACGGGGTTCCCGCGGGCAGCATCGGGTACTGGGGCCGGACGTGGCGCGACGAGGAGGTCTGGGAGGTCGGGTGGAGCGTGCTGCCGGAGTTCCAGGGTCGCGGGGTGGCCTCGGTGGCGGCACGGGCGACGGTGGCGGCCGCGCCGGTCGAGGGCGGTCGGCGGTCGGTGCACGCGTTCCCGTCGGTGGACCACCCGGCGTCCAACGCGGTGTGCCGCAAGGCGGGCTTCACGCTGCTCGGCGAAGTCGACTTCGAGTACCCGCCGGGCCGCTGGATGCGCTGCCACGACTGGGTGGTGCGGCGCTGA
- a CDS encoding ATP-binding protein: MQHFSQHLYSSPNKAVEELVTNGYDALAMKVNVFLPGSSARDCVLVWDDGDSMDLDGIRQLWWIARSPKNDGTARVARSAARGIERAMIGKFGIGKLASYALGDRISHLCHREGRYYLIAVSYGQAPKTDPGDASPRKGFEVPVLELSEESAKTFTKSLYRTVPSNFNELWSQPSWTLAIIDELKEEVNLTPGRLRWVLGNGMPSRPDFKAFVNQVEVTPKIEQGALATWDASDKGIKERLKAEWDEAKKAGRVTGDIEFTKKGDHPVVVMPHLGDVRLRVKLFDRSLFQKDRSESGRSEGFFVMVRDRLLNPDDPKLFLHDPSYGAFNRMQIFIWADGLDSDLLADRERLHRLAPTGVELEILQVALYRAGRNKLTATESHARLESRVAELPIIAREYLRDPLTALIMNEPGGDLTAVNPSETRMTIEARGSKSPLSSLDVAENRIVTNIDHPMYVTMLETFGRSRRSQEAQKLVEMFAVADLLLKGRLLDLGVDIDIVDNVMKWREAQLRSLQAGFKQSPDVIIKEVIDTSYKGHKPFEQALAKLFQLMGFYAEIDGASGKKDVLVIAPVGEEEKRFTVEAKGSKKSLANDDAEISGAAAHAIEVDALFSVVVAREFAGFARLPEGEEPAILKECRAQKVDVSIITVDALVDLYEAVKRHQYPLPMISDTLAEICSPEEKRRRIAEMRNPLTANFDWRDVFDELWSMQQGTASREPVSTLALRQARPEWKAMSRESFDQVLVGLDSLSGGLLKVTTSQHTVNLLQAPDLVAARIAASVEGNPDKKS; this comes from the coding sequence TTGCAGCACTTCTCGCAGCACCTGTACTCGTCGCCAAACAAGGCCGTCGAAGAGCTAGTCACTAATGGCTACGACGCATTGGCCATGAAGGTGAACGTCTTCCTTCCGGGATCCTCTGCTCGGGATTGCGTTCTTGTGTGGGATGACGGCGACTCCATGGATCTCGACGGAATACGTCAGTTGTGGTGGATTGCGCGCAGCCCAAAAAACGATGGAACTGCGAGGGTCGCACGATCTGCTGCTCGGGGAATCGAAAGAGCAATGATCGGCAAGTTCGGCATCGGCAAGCTCGCAAGCTACGCTCTCGGGGACAGAATATCGCACCTTTGCCACCGAGAAGGCCGATACTACCTTATCGCAGTGTCGTATGGGCAGGCGCCGAAGACCGACCCTGGCGATGCGTCCCCCAGGAAGGGGTTCGAAGTCCCAGTCCTGGAGCTGTCCGAGGAAAGCGCTAAGACTTTCACCAAGAGTCTGTATAGGACGGTTCCTAGCAACTTTAATGAGCTGTGGTCTCAACCGTCATGGACGCTGGCTATTATCGACGAACTTAAGGAAGAAGTCAATCTTACTCCTGGCCGTTTGCGCTGGGTGCTGGGCAACGGCATGCCGAGCAGGCCAGATTTCAAGGCGTTTGTTAACCAGGTAGAGGTTACGCCCAAAATTGAGCAGGGAGCTCTAGCCACATGGGACGCCTCTGATAAAGGAATCAAGGAGCGACTTAAAGCTGAGTGGGATGAGGCAAAGAAGGCAGGACGTGTCACGGGCGATATAGAATTTACCAAGAAGGGCGATCACCCTGTTGTGGTAATGCCACACCTTGGCGATGTCCGTTTGCGAGTTAAGCTATTCGATAGATCTCTGTTTCAGAAGGACCGATCCGAATCCGGAAGAAGTGAAGGCTTCTTCGTGATGGTTCGAGACCGTCTGCTGAACCCGGACGATCCGAAGCTTTTCTTGCACGACCCGTCGTACGGCGCGTTCAACCGGATGCAGATTTTCATTTGGGCTGATGGCCTAGATAGTGACCTTCTCGCCGACCGTGAACGTTTGCATCGTTTGGCACCAACTGGGGTAGAACTTGAAATATTACAAGTTGCCCTATATCGAGCCGGCCGCAATAAGCTAACTGCGACAGAATCTCACGCCAGGCTTGAGTCACGTGTAGCGGAACTCCCCATTATTGCTCGGGAGTACCTTAGGGATCCACTTACAGCGCTGATTATGAACGAGCCGGGGGGTGATCTGACTGCCGTTAACCCTAGTGAAACTCGCATGACAATTGAAGCAAGAGGTTCGAAATCCCCTTTGTCTAGCCTAGACGTAGCGGAAAATCGCATCGTTACTAATATCGACCATCCGATGTACGTGACAATGCTGGAGACTTTTGGTCGCAGTAGAAGGAGTCAAGAGGCACAGAAGCTTGTAGAGATGTTCGCGGTGGCAGACCTTTTGCTCAAAGGCAGGCTCCTCGACCTCGGTGTCGACATCGACATCGTCGACAATGTAATGAAATGGCGTGAAGCGCAATTGCGTTCGTTGCAAGCGGGCTTCAAGCAGAGCCCGGATGTAATTATTAAGGAAGTTATCGACACAAGCTACAAAGGTCACAAGCCATTCGAACAGGCTTTGGCTAAGTTGTTCCAACTGATGGGTTTCTACGCTGAAATCGATGGCGCATCGGGCAAAAAAGATGTCTTGGTTATTGCACCTGTCGGTGAAGAAGAGAAGCGATTCACCGTAGAAGCCAAAGGCTCGAAGAAGTCATTGGCGAACGACGACGCTGAAATCAGTGGCGCAGCCGCTCATGCTATAGAGGTAGACGCTCTTTTTAGCGTCGTTGTTGCTCGTGAATTCGCGGGATTTGCGCGGCTACCCGAAGGCGAGGAGCCAGCCATCCTGAAGGAGTGCAGAGCGCAGAAAGTCGATGTATCAATCATCACGGTAGACGCGCTGGTTGATCTATATGAGGCGGTCAAGCGTCACCAATACCCTCTACCTATGATTTCTGATACGTTGGCCGAAATATGCTCCCCTGAAGAAAAAAGGCGTCGCATAGCGGAAATGCGTAACCCGCTTACAGCCAACTTTGATTGGCGTGACGTCTTCGATGAACTATGGAGCATGCAGCAGGGAACGGCTAGTAGAGAGCCGGTCTCTACCTTGGCACTTCGACAAGCACGGCCTGAGTGGAAAGCAATGTCCCGGGAGTCTTTTGACCAAGTGCTAGTTGGCCTTGACTCTCTGTCAGGTGGCCTACTGAAGGTTACAACGTCTCAGCACACGGTGAATCTGCTGCAAGCACCAGATCTAGTCGCGGCAAGGATCGCTGCTTCTGTCGAAGGAAATCCGGATAAGAAGTCGTGA
- a CDS encoding DNA cytosine methyltransferase, which produces MTATAPTAVDLFAGAGGATQGLRDAGFNVVGAVEFDPEASRSYRLNHPRTRLWQSDIRSLPAERMRIELGLRIRELTLLKACPPCQGFSSLAGGRSMDETRNDLVHQVVRFTRAFMPKAILLENVPGLARDRRFTELTEKLSKLGYSFGSYKLNATVFGVPQRRNRLVVLGIRSRKAVISSDIWEILGQGYAPVALTAGEALQNLYSLARKNDPLNRHRSLSKSTAERVKAIPVGGTRFDLPPEHRLRCHNEVDSKGGHRATASYGRVKLDLPAPTMTTRCTTPACGSFIHPIENRGLTLREAAYFQTFPVTYDFLGSYESIERQIGNAVPVEMAKYLGIAVLKSVRRARLL; this is translated from the coding sequence GTGACCGCTACAGCGCCTACCGCAGTTGACTTGTTCGCCGGAGCCGGAGGGGCAACTCAAGGACTCCGAGATGCTGGCTTCAACGTAGTAGGAGCTGTGGAGTTCGATCCAGAAGCGTCTCGGTCTTACCGTCTGAATCACCCAAGAACTCGGCTTTGGCAATCTGATATACGATCGTTGCCAGCAGAACGGATGCGCATTGAACTAGGCTTGCGCATTCGTGAACTGACTCTCTTGAAGGCATGCCCGCCGTGTCAGGGATTTTCATCCCTTGCGGGTGGGCGAAGCATGGATGAAACGCGTAATGATCTAGTTCACCAAGTGGTGCGGTTCACTAGGGCTTTCATGCCTAAGGCTATTCTGCTAGAAAATGTTCCAGGTTTGGCGCGTGATAGACGGTTTACTGAATTGACCGAGAAGCTGAGCAAGCTTGGATACTCGTTCGGTAGTTACAAATTGAATGCCACAGTCTTCGGTGTTCCTCAGCGCCGAAACCGATTGGTTGTTCTCGGCATTAGAAGCCGGAAGGCGGTTATCTCTTCCGATATTTGGGAGATTCTGGGTCAGGGTTATGCGCCTGTCGCTCTTACTGCAGGCGAGGCTTTGCAAAATTTGTACAGCTTGGCTCGCAAGAATGACCCGCTCAATCGTCATCGTTCACTGTCGAAATCTACTGCCGAACGAGTGAAGGCGATTCCAGTCGGTGGTACGCGATTTGACCTGCCTCCGGAGCATCGTCTCCGCTGCCATAACGAAGTGGACAGTAAGGGGGGGCATCGAGCAACAGCCTCATACGGTCGAGTAAAGCTCGACCTACCAGCACCTACTATGACGACGCGCTGTACGACGCCTGCATGTGGTTCTTTCATTCACCCTATTGAAAATCGCGGCCTGACCTTGCGCGAAGCGGCATACTTCCAAACTTTTCCCGTAACGTATGACTTTCTGGGCTCTTACGAGTCGATCGAGCGCCAGATAGGAAATGCTGTCCCAGTTGAAATGGCTAAATATCTCGGGATTGCTGTGCTTAAGTCAGTACGTAGGGCTCGGTTGCTCTAA